Proteins co-encoded in one Papaver somniferum cultivar HN1 chromosome 5, ASM357369v1, whole genome shotgun sequence genomic window:
- the LOC113280743 gene encoding NDR1/HIN1-like protein 10, translating into MKFHVIDASLTEFYLTGDDILHYNLTVNISIRNSNKIERISYRIIRFNLSGYGKDLASVSLPSFLQGTKNTTLVHPVFQGQTSLILRGSHFKDFIHDRKEGSFSIDVDLYLITQLKYAGGGKGDKISFTVGCGLFRLNLLGSSSSLSNQTGIGGLFKTKSGYMAGGYALRVME; encoded by the coding sequence ATGAAGTTTCATGTCATTGATGCTTCTTTAACAGAGTTCTACTTAACCGGTGATGATATACTTCATTATAACCTCACAGTAAACATCTCTATCAGGAACAGTAACAAGATTGAGCGTATTTCTTATCGGATTATTCGTTTTAATCTTTCTGGTTACGGTAAGGATTTGGCTTCGGTTTCTTTGCCGTCTTTCCTGCAAGGCACTAAGAATACAACATTAGTCCATCCTGTTTTTCAGGGACAAACATCACTCATACTACGGGGTTCTCATTTTAAGGATTTCATTCATGATCGGAAAGAGGGAAGCTTTAGCATTGATGTAGATCTCTACCTTATAACACAATTGAAGTATGCTGGTGGTGGAAAGGGCGACAAAATCAGTTTCACAGTTGGCTGTGGATTATTCAGACTCAATTTGttgggttcttcttcttctttaagtaATCAAACAGGAATTGGTGGCTTATTTAAAACTAAGAG